The following are encoded together in the Scytonema millei VB511283 genome:
- a CDS encoding lipopolysaccharide biosynthesis protein, which produces MPKFLKEDPPTKDPDKFLQVEHLQTDLKKRSIRGGAVVVLTEAFKFCLQMGSIVVLARLLSPEDYGLVGMVNVVMVFLGLFKDFGLSAATIQKTDINHKQVSTLFWINVAMGCILALIVAALAPVVALFYKEPRLTWITVALASGFIFSGLTAQCEALLWRQMRFSSLAQIQIISLTAGLVTAIISALYGAGYWALVFMQLITIFVNAIGVWVISDWRPGLPIRNSGVRSMLAFGGNLTGFYFVEYFSRNLDNILIGYFWGPQQLGLYSKAYQLLYLPIRQITTPVGHVALPTLSRLQNEPEKYNAYLYKTLLAMAALGMPIVAFTFAAADKIVLAFLGPQWLDSVPIFRLLAPAALVGILWTGWIYQSLGRTARMFRWGAIAAIVDVSAFLIGIHWNAIGVAAAFSLSQVILLVPAFAYCIRGTSLKLTELAITLSRPVLISTVAAVAIIGIDRLLPKSMNIGLSLFISSILYCILYIAMWMFTPAGRNTLVEMLSAIKELKFPSQ; this is translated from the coding sequence TTGCCAAAGTTTTTAAAAGAAGATCCTCCAACTAAAGATCCTGACAAATTCTTGCAAGTTGAACATTTACAAACCGATCTGAAAAAACGTTCTATTCGTGGCGGCGCAGTTGTTGTTTTGACCGAAGCATTCAAATTTTGCCTTCAGATGGGATCGATAGTCGTACTGGCAAGATTGCTCTCGCCTGAAGACTACGGTCTAGTTGGTATGGTAAATGTAGTTATGGTATTTCTGGGCTTATTTAAAGATTTCGGTCTTTCTGCCGCAACAATCCAGAAAACTGATATTAACCACAAACAAGTCAGCACTTTATTTTGGATCAACGTGGCGATGGGGTGCATTCTTGCCCTCATAGTCGCTGCATTAGCGCCTGTCGTCGCTTTATTCTATAAGGAACCGCGTTTAACTTGGATTACGGTTGCCTTGGCGAGTGGTTTTATCTTTAGCGGTTTAACTGCTCAGTGCGAGGCTCTGCTATGGAGACAGATGCGCTTTTCTAGCCTTGCTCAAATCCAAATTATTTCGCTAACAGCTGGCTTAGTTACTGCTATCATCTCTGCCTTGTATGGTGCGGGTTATTGGGCATTGGTCTTCATGCAATTAATCACTATATTTGTCAATGCCATTGGAGTATGGGTTATTAGTGACTGGCGACCGGGCTTGCCAATCAGAAATTCTGGCGTTCGCTCAATGTTAGCCTTTGGTGGTAACCTCACTGGTTTCTATTTTGTTGAATATTTCTCGCGTAACTTAGACAATATTTTGATTGGTTACTTTTGGGGTCCACAACAGTTAGGACTTTACTCTAAAGCTTATCAATTGTTATATTTACCAATTCGACAGATTACGACTCCGGTAGGGCACGTAGCTCTCCCAACTCTCAGTCGTTTGCAAAACGAACCCGAGAAGTACAATGCCTACTTGTATAAAACTCTGTTGGCTATGGCTGCGCTTGGAATGCCGATTGTTGCATTTACATTTGCTGCTGCTGATAAGATAGTTCTGGCATTTTTAGGACCGCAATGGTTAGATTCTGTACCGATCTTTCGGTTATTGGCACCAGCTGCTTTAGTCGGGATTCTGTGGACTGGATGGATTTATCAATCATTAGGTAGAACCGCTCGAATGTTCCGCTGGGGAGCGATCGCAGCTATTGTGGATGTAAGTGCCTTTCTCATCGGTATTCACTGGAATGCTATTGGAGTAGCAGCAGCTTTTAGTTTATCTCAAGTGATTCTCCTAGTTCCTGCGTTTGCTTATTGTATTCGAGGGACATCGTTGAAATTAACTGAGTTAGCAATTACTCTTTCTCGACCAGTATTGATTTCAACAGTTGCTGCTGTTGCAATTATTGGCATAGATCGGCTATTGCCAAAGAGTATGAATATAGGACTTAGTTTATTTATCAGTTCTATCTTGTACTGCATACTTTATATAGCAATGTGGATGTTTACTCCTGCTGGTAGAAATACTTTGGTTGAAATGCTGTCCGCAATTAAAGAACTTAAATTTCCCTCTCAATAA
- a CDS encoding glycosyltransferase family 4 protein, with amino-acid sequence MKLAYTTTYNAQDLGAVSINEWSGTGYYIAQSLKQQSVSIEYFGPLKNSFSLQVLQKSKRHYYDAFQKRYIKNIEPLTIRSFANQISKKLSETRVDAVFSATINPIAYLECQQPIVFWADATFANIIDFYPQYSNLCHESVENGHLMERAAIHNSKLAIYSSEWAAQKAIEFYQADPAKVKVVPFGANIENSKTLYEIKDLIDSRPLTRCKLLFIGVDWFRKGGDVALKVAYQLNNLGLNTELTVIGSQPVAEGSLPSFVKPLGFISKSTREGKERIQQLIGESHFLILPSLADCSPIVLCEANSLGVPCLSTKVGGIPTIIKTGLNGELFDKEAEVLEYCKYIVHLFTNYKEYKALALSAFNEYQTRLNWEVAGQTVKQLLREKIF; translated from the coding sequence ATGAAATTAGCTTACACAACTACGTATAATGCCCAGGACTTAGGCGCAGTTAGTATCAATGAATGGTCAGGTACGGGCTATTACATTGCTCAATCGCTTAAACAACAATCTGTATCTATCGAGTATTTTGGTCCTTTAAAAAATAGTTTCTCGTTGCAAGTTTTACAAAAGAGCAAGCGCCATTACTACGACGCTTTCCAAAAAAGATACATAAAAAATATAGAACCTTTGACAATTCGTAGTTTTGCCAATCAGATTTCTAAAAAACTGTCTGAAACTAGAGTAGATGCTGTGTTTAGTGCGACGATTAATCCAATTGCATATCTTGAGTGCCAGCAGCCAATTGTTTTCTGGGCAGATGCTACATTTGCTAATATCATAGATTTTTACCCCCAATATAGTAATCTCTGCCATGAGTCAGTCGAAAACGGACATCTAATGGAGAGAGCAGCTATTCATAATTCTAAGCTGGCAATTTATTCATCTGAATGGGCAGCTCAAAAGGCTATTGAATTTTACCAAGCCGATCCAGCAAAAGTGAAGGTTGTACCTTTTGGTGCAAACATTGAAAATAGCAAAACCCTTTACGAAATTAAAGATTTAATTGATTCTAGACCCTTAACTCGATGCAAGTTGTTATTTATTGGAGTTGATTGGTTTCGTAAGGGAGGAGACGTTGCACTGAAGGTAGCTTATCAGTTAAATAATCTAGGTTTGAATACAGAACTAACTGTGATTGGTTCTCAACCTGTGGCGGAAGGTTCTTTACCTAGTTTTGTTAAGCCTTTAGGTTTTATTAGTAAATCGACTCGCGAAGGAAAAGAGAGAATTCAGCAACTCATTGGCGAGTCTCACTTTCTAATTTTGCCCTCACTAGCTGATTGTTCGCCAATTGTTTTGTGCGAAGCTAATTCACTAGGTGTACCTTGCTTGTCTACTAAAGTAGGTGGAATTCCGACAATTATTAAAACAGGATTAAATGGTGAGTTGTTTGACAAAGAAGCTGAGGTTTTAGAGTACTGTAAATATATAGTTCATCTATTTACTAACTATAAAGAGTATAAAGCTTTGGCGCTCTCTGCTTTTAACGAATATCAGACACGACTTAATTGGGAGGTGGCTGGGCAGACAGTCAAGCAATTACTGAGAGAGAAAATATTTTAA
- a CDS encoding glycosyltransferase yields the protein MKTEILVSIIINNYNYDRFLTEAVDSALSQSYPHTEVIVVDDGSTDNSRNIIASYGNKIIPILQENGKQAAAFNSGFAISKGEIIIFLDSDDYLFPHAVERIAAIWKPQLAKVHYRLNVVDTFSQPLGYSCPQGTSLSSGDVWRNLLEVGGYASTPTSGNALNRKALEQVFPIPDEYKLTADDYLSISIPFYGEVAAIEEPLGVYRIHNSNQWALTTVTGDRFQRFVRHDLQNYSLLSEKANGLGYKLPKDLEQRAIGRLWSRIISLRLDPQNHPIPSDRSLSLVYKGIRSLWKYSHFNWQKQTIYSFWFVWVGFMPVALAKPAITWLYAPHFRPKAIAWIITKIQSRVSPATVFGSKL from the coding sequence ATGAAAACTGAAATACTAGTTAGCATTATCATTAACAACTATAATTACGATCGCTTTTTAACCGAAGCAGTTGATAGTGCCTTGAGCCAATCTTATCCTCATACAGAAGTTATTGTGGTCGATGATGGTTCGACAGATAATTCCCGTAATATTATTGCTAGTTACGGTAACAAAATTATTCCCATACTGCAAGAAAATGGTAAACAAGCAGCAGCTTTCAATAGTGGGTTTGCCATCAGCAAAGGCGAGATTATTATCTTTCTCGACTCTGACGATTATCTTTTCCCTCACGCCGTCGAACGTATAGCTGCAATCTGGAAACCACAATTAGCTAAAGTCCATTACCGCTTAAATGTAGTCGATACCTTCAGCCAACCTCTCGGATATTCCTGTCCGCAAGGTACATCACTATCTAGTGGCGACGTATGGCGTAATTTACTAGAAGTTGGTGGTTATGCTAGCACGCCTACTAGTGGCAATGCACTCAATCGCAAAGCACTAGAACAAGTCTTTCCAATTCCTGATGAATATAAACTAACAGCTGACGATTACTTATCGATCTCAATTCCTTTTTATGGAGAAGTGGCAGCAATTGAAGAACCTTTGGGTGTTTACCGAATTCATAATAGCAATCAGTGGGCTTTAACTACGGTAACAGGCGATCGCTTTCAGAGATTTGTTCGGCACGATTTACAAAACTATTCTCTTCTATCAGAAAAAGCAAATGGACTGGGATATAAATTACCAAAAGATTTAGAACAAAGAGCTATAGGACGGTTGTGGTCGCGCATTATTTCCTTACGGTTAGATCCTCAAAATCATCCGATTCCCTCAGATCGTTCCCTCTCACTTGTTTATAAGGGAATTCGTTCGCTCTGGAAATATTCTCACTTTAATTGGCAAAAACAAACTATCTATAGTTTCTGGTTTGTCTGGGTGGGATTCATGCCTGTAGCCTTAGCAAAACCGGCTATTACTTGGCTATACGCACCGCATTTTCGCCCTAAAGCGATCGCTTGGATAATTACAAAAATTCAGTCGCGGGTAAGTCCAGCAACAGTTTTCGGTAGCAAACTATAA
- a CDS encoding glycosyltransferase → MKILDDFINSKKQEGKNHSRLRVLFVSHAYVVGVNQGKLQAIAEIEGIDVGLLAPTNWRALEWNRRLQLERPYSKIQIYGAPVLFAGRGGAYFYTPWRVWQVLNDFQPDIVQVEAEVFSLCALELAIWARLTGKKLIIFGWENMDRHLPKLRRWVRQFVMNTASAIIAGNHEGANLLHQWGYNGAIAIMPQMGVDTQLFAPQPTERNNRTNQEFQIGFLGRLVAGKGIDILFAAVRQLRQRGFNCRLILCGSGSSEADLRQEAEKQQIADFVTWRGAVRHEAAPMAIAQFDVLVLPSRTTPTWKEQFGHVLIEAMAMGVPVIGSTSGEIPHAIGRSDLVFPEEDAHGLAAILERLICEPSWRQEVESYCLNRVQQHYSHEQIARRSFQLWQTILKQQVESGENSICKSQVASRN, encoded by the coding sequence ATGAAAATACTAGATGATTTTATTAACAGCAAAAAACAAGAAGGTAAAAATCACTCTCGCCTGCGCGTTCTTTTTGTCAGCCATGCCTATGTCGTAGGCGTAAATCAGGGAAAACTTCAAGCGATCGCGGAAATTGAAGGAATTGATGTTGGCTTACTAGCTCCTACTAATTGGAGAGCATTGGAATGGAATCGACGACTGCAATTAGAGCGACCGTACTCCAAAATTCAGATTTATGGCGCACCCGTATTGTTTGCAGGTCGTGGCGGTGCTTACTTCTACACACCTTGGCGAGTTTGGCAAGTCCTCAATGATTTTCAACCCGATATCGTACAAGTCGAAGCAGAAGTCTTCTCCCTTTGTGCGCTTGAGCTAGCAATTTGGGCGCGACTGACAGGCAAGAAATTGATTATATTCGGTTGGGAAAATATGGATCGCCACCTACCAAAATTACGGCGTTGGGTGCGACAGTTTGTGATGAATACAGCTAGCGCAATCATAGCTGGCAACCATGAAGGAGCCAATTTATTACATCAGTGGGGGTACAATGGAGCGATCGCAATTATGCCCCAAATGGGAGTAGATACTCAATTATTTGCGCCTCAACCAACCGAACGCAATAATCGCACCAATCAAGAGTTCCAGATTGGTTTTCTGGGGCGACTGGTAGCAGGAAAAGGAATAGACATTTTGTTTGCCGCAGTCCGCCAACTGCGGCAACGTGGTTTCAATTGCCGCCTCATTCTCTGCGGCTCTGGTTCTAGTGAAGCAGATCTCCGTCAGGAAGCAGAGAAGCAGCAGATTGCCGATTTCGTGACTTGGAGAGGAGCAGTACGCCATGAAGCAGCACCAATGGCGATCGCTCAATTTGACGTACTTGTACTTCCCTCACGCACGACTCCCACCTGGAAAGAACAGTTCGGTCACGTCTTAATTGAAGCAATGGCAATGGGGGTTCCTGTTATCGGCTCTACCTCTGGCGAAATTCCGCACGCGATCGGGCGATCTGATTTGGTATTTCCAGAAGAAGACGCACATGGACTAGCAGCAATTTTAGAGCGCTTAATTTGCGAACCAAGTTGGCGACAAGAAGTAGAAAGTTACTGTTTGAATAGAGTTCAGCAACACTACTCGCACGAACAAATTGCACGAAGATCGTTTCAACTTTGGCAGACAATTCTGAAGCAGCAAGTAGAGAGTGGAGAAAATTCAATTTGCAAGTCGCAAGTCGCAAGTCGTAATTAA
- a CDS encoding glycosyltransferase family 4 protein, whose protein sequence is MRVAIARTMAEFSIDVYTNGLISGLRAVRPDWEIIELAPRSFDRSSSSFSLRVRKYYERFWCYPRKVKQQTADIFHIIEPCDAHLVYWLKQTGQPAIVTCHDLINFFHRDNLQGSVQLPLISRSAWLYAVKGMKYADRVIAVSHATAKDTTRILDIEPARISVIPNAVEAIFRPLPKVEVESFRDRQEIRAETFCLLNVGVNHPRKNISTILQAVAILVQKGLPIQFWKVGADFTNEQKDFIQTHNLSQWIKYFGKPKKSTLIQLYNAADVLVAPSLHEGFGITILEAMACGTPVITSNISAMPEVVGDAGILVNPNSATEIADAVMHLHKDSIYYKELIDKSLNRVKLFTWKKTAEQVAQVYEQLLTRRK, encoded by the coding sequence ATGCGTGTAGCGATCGCGCGAACAATGGCTGAATTTAGCATTGATGTTTATACAAACGGTCTAATTTCAGGACTTAGAGCTGTCCGTCCAGATTGGGAAATTATTGAATTAGCACCGCGTTCTTTCGATCGCAGTAGTTCGTCTTTTTCGCTCAGGGTGCGGAAGTACTACGAACGTTTCTGGTGCTATCCTCGTAAAGTTAAACAACAAACAGCAGATATTTTTCATATTATCGAACCTTGCGACGCTCATCTTGTCTATTGGTTAAAGCAAACTGGTCAACCCGCGATCGTCACTTGTCACGATCTGATTAACTTTTTCCACCGGGATAATCTTCAAGGTTCCGTACAATTACCGCTCATTAGTAGAAGTGCTTGGCTCTATGCTGTCAAAGGCATGAAATATGCCGATCGCGTGATTGCTGTTTCTCATGCAACTGCTAAAGATACAACCCGAATATTAGATATTGAGCCAGCCCGGATTAGTGTTATTCCTAATGCGGTTGAAGCGATATTCAGACCTTTACCCAAAGTGGAAGTTGAGTCGTTTCGCGATCGACAGGAAATTCGAGCTGAGACATTTTGTCTGTTAAATGTTGGCGTAAATCATCCCCGAAAAAATATTTCTACTATTTTACAAGCAGTAGCTATTTTAGTTCAAAAAGGTTTGCCAATACAATTTTGGAAAGTAGGAGCAGATTTTACCAACGAGCAAAAAGATTTTATTCAAACTCATAACTTAAGTCAATGGATTAAATATTTTGGCAAACCAAAAAAATCTACCCTAATACAGTTATATAATGCTGCTGATGTCCTAGTTGCACCTTCACTACATGAAGGGTTCGGTATCACTATCTTAGAGGCAATGGCTTGCGGTACTCCAGTCATTACTTCAAACATCTCTGCTATGCCTGAAGTCGTTGGTGATGCAGGGATTTTAGTTAATCCGAATAGTGCTACGGAAATTGCAGATGCAGTGATGCATTTGCACAAAGATTCTATTTACTACAAAGAATTGATTGACAAAAGTTTGAATCGAGTCAAATTATTTACCTGGAAAAAAACAGCAGAGCAAGTTGCTCAAGTTTACGAACAATTATTGACAAGGAGAAAATAG
- a CDS encoding class I SAM-dependent methyltransferase → MIDSNTKSYEELNQEQEFHETDTFTIDRYKQFFRHLSIHTKTVLDVGCNTGRGGKVLKELNSELQLFGLDCLKSSLKKIPSGIYKQKICSYSTDIKMESSSVDGIVAGEFIEHLYDEDIERTLQEFYRLLKPKGKLLLTTPNPNYLLLKLSGGSVIGGAHVSEHYSFELKQKLKQIGFLKVQVFGSGKVSRLLSENFPILALYGSYLITAEKS, encoded by the coding sequence ATGATTGATTCAAATACCAAAAGCTACGAGGAACTTAATCAGGAGCAGGAGTTTCATGAAACTGATACTTTTACCATAGATCGATACAAGCAGTTTTTTCGTCACCTATCTATTCATACTAAAACTGTATTAGATGTTGGCTGCAACACAGGAAGAGGTGGAAAAGTTCTAAAAGAATTAAATAGCGAATTACAGCTCTTCGGCTTAGACTGCCTAAAAAGTAGTTTGAAAAAAATACCTTCTGGAATATACAAACAAAAGATTTGTTCGTACTCGACTGATATAAAAATGGAAAGCTCATCTGTTGATGGAATAGTTGCTGGTGAGTTTATCGAACACTTATATGATGAAGATATAGAGCGAACTCTTCAGGAGTTTTACCGTTTGCTGAAACCAAAAGGTAAATTATTACTCACAACACCAAACCCAAATTATCTACTGTTAAAATTGTCCGGCGGTAGCGTGATAGGAGGTGCTCATGTCTCAGAACATTATTCATTTGAGCTGAAACAGAAATTAAAGCAAATTGGTTTTTTAAAAGTGCAAGTTTTTGGCAGCGGCAAGGTATCTCGTTTACTAAGTGAAAATTTTCCGATTCTGGCACTGTATGGGAGTTACTTAATAACGGCAGAGAAATCATAA
- a CDS encoding FkbM family methyltransferase gives MIAMSTKDLVRKALPPSAVIHLMAAMHYRKGEPELKFLKSLVDRQKNSIDIGANKGIYTYFLARLSRHVFAYEPNPELAEFITKSARSNTSVYAIALSDREGQANLSIPLVDNFLYDQLGSLEAKATPQGSKTYQVPLKRLDEQGHTNVGFIKIDVEGHEAATIDGAKNLLLTQRPNLLIEIEQKHHPDRDIFEIFAQVLNLGYQGFFLLDGKLKSLDEFSPKEHQNIENYAGLASLGKTYICNFIFQPSHC, from the coding sequence ATGATTGCAATGTCTACAAAAGACTTAGTTAGAAAAGCATTGCCTCCCTCGGCTGTCATTCACTTAATGGCGGCGATGCACTATCGTAAAGGTGAGCCTGAGTTAAAATTTCTGAAATCGCTGGTCGATCGCCAGAAAAATAGTATCGATATTGGGGCAAATAAAGGTATTTACACTTATTTTCTAGCTCGGCTCTCACGTCATGTTTTTGCCTACGAACCCAATCCAGAATTAGCAGAATTTATTACTAAATCGGCTCGCTCAAATACAAGTGTTTACGCGATCGCTCTTTCCGATCGAGAAGGACAAGCAAATCTATCCATACCACTTGTCGATAACTTTTTATACGACCAACTTGGAAGCCTGGAAGCAAAAGCTACTCCTCAAGGGAGTAAAACATATCAAGTTCCATTAAAAAGACTTGACGAACAAGGTCATACAAACGTTGGTTTTATCAAAATTGACGTAGAGGGACATGAAGCAGCCACAATTGACGGAGCTAAAAATTTACTGTTAACTCAACGCCCAAATCTTCTGATTGAAATCGAGCAGAAACATCATCCCGATCGCGATATTTTCGAGATATTCGCTCAAGTTTTGAATTTAGGCTATCAAGGTTTCTTCCTGCTAGATGGTAAGCTGAAGAGTTTGGATGAGTTCTCTCCTAAAGAACACCAAAACATCGAAAATTATGCGGGTTTAGCTTCTTTAGGAAAAACATATATCTGCAATTTTATTTTTCAGCCTTCTCATTGCTAA
- a CDS encoding glycosyltransferase family 4 protein — protein MKILISAYSCEPGMGSEPGVGWNIVREAAKYHEVWVLTRPDESRDAIEAELARNPIPNLHFIYFTLPFWHDSRRWGQSGGIQLHYYLWQIQAYFVARRLHQEIEFDLSHHVTFVKYSNPCFLSLLPIPLVWGPVGGGESAPITFWQDFSFKAKIYEIIRSLVRKLGEIDPFVHLTVKNTTVVRATTQDTAARLYKLGARQVQILPESGLSEEDIAHLGQYEMSDEPTVKFISIGRLLHWKGFHLGLRAFAQANLPNTEYWIVGEGPECDRLQILAQDLGIDRKVKFWGKLPREKALDLLGDCHVLVHPSLHDSGGWVCMEAMAAGRPVLCLDLGGPAIQVTDETGFKVPALEPYQAVRDLAASMIHLAQDPELRMSMGFAGRNRVSKNYSWNIVGKDLNQLYRNVLSQTN, from the coding sequence ATGAAAATTTTAATATCTGCATACTCCTGCGAACCAGGTATGGGTTCCGAACCTGGTGTTGGTTGGAATATTGTTCGAGAGGCTGCCAAGTATCATGAAGTCTGGGTACTCACACGACCGGATGAGAGCCGGGACGCGATCGAGGCAGAACTAGCACGCAACCCTATCCCCAATCTTCACTTCATTTATTTCACCCTCCCCTTTTGGCACGATAGTCGTCGATGGGGACAATCTGGGGGAATACAACTGCATTATTATCTGTGGCAAATTCAAGCCTATTTTGTTGCTCGTCGCCTGCATCAGGAAATTGAGTTTGACCTGAGCCACCACGTTACTTTTGTAAAATACTCCAATCCTTGCTTTCTGTCCCTACTACCAATTCCTCTCGTATGGGGACCAGTGGGGGGTGGAGAGTCTGCACCAATCACTTTCTGGCAAGATTTTAGCTTCAAAGCCAAAATTTATGAAATTATCCGTAGCTTAGTGCGCAAGTTGGGAGAAATAGATCCATTTGTACATCTTACTGTTAAGAACACTACTGTCGTCCGAGCAACAACTCAAGATACAGCCGCGCGACTTTACAAACTGGGTGCAAGACAAGTGCAGATTCTACCTGAATCAGGATTATCTGAGGAAGACATAGCACATCTCGGTCAATATGAAATGTCTGACGAACCAACAGTCAAGTTTATCAGTATCGGTAGACTCCTACACTGGAAAGGCTTTCATTTGGGACTGCGTGCCTTCGCTCAGGCAAATCTACCCAATACAGAGTACTGGATTGTTGGAGAAGGACCGGAATGCGATCGCCTGCAAATTTTGGCACAAGATTTAGGCATCGATCGTAAAGTCAAATTTTGGGGCAAATTACCGCGAGAAAAAGCTTTAGACCTCTTAGGAGATTGCCACGTACTAGTTCATCCCAGTCTACACGATTCTGGAGGATGGGTATGCATGGAAGCAATGGCAGCAGGTCGTCCCGTTCTCTGTCTGGATTTAGGAGGACCAGCAATTCAAGTTACAGATGAAACTGGTTTTAAAGTTCCAGCTCTCGAACCATACCAAGCAGTACGGGACTTAGCAGCAAGCATGATTCACTTAGCTCAAGATCCGGAATTGAGAATGAGTATGGGTTTTGCCGGACGAAATCGAGTCAGTAAAAACTATAGCTGGAATATTGTCGGCAAAGATTTGAATCAGTTATATAGGAATGTTTTGTCGCAGACAAACTGA
- a CDS encoding glycosyltransferase family 4 protein, producing the protein MHILIAALHRPAKPTGVCRHAANLAQCLADTKEVTQVSLIVGTWQKHYFETFFSSKKIDLIDVDLDNTALARNMWFLFGLPKLANRLSPDLVYMSFPLPFLRSLFSSPVVSTIHDLYPYENPEVFGYPNAIFNRLFLKQCITNSDGLACVSKSTLNSLKSYFPNLHSRQLVTVIYNYVSLGRAPERLSNQLPIDERDSFLLCVAQHRKNKNIDIAIQAFSFLINNKDLNNTTKLVIVGNNGPETEKLHQLIDRLSLQERVLLLDSIRDSELCWLYQHCKMFVAPSSQEGFCLPLAEALHFSCRIVCSDIPIFREIGSSRCIYFELQGDPAINLSQAIIHALEKPLNKASKDIRFSKSDVAARYLDFYSAIAQNSQSQVGILPQVQSSFEKLGDKRQERSTSKVKSFNR; encoded by the coding sequence ATGCACATTCTCATTGCTGCCTTACACAGACCTGCAAAACCAACTGGTGTTTGCAGACACGCCGCAAATCTAGCTCAATGCCTAGCGGATACAAAAGAAGTAACTCAAGTGAGTTTGATTGTAGGAACATGGCAAAAGCATTATTTTGAAACATTTTTTAGCTCAAAAAAAATTGATTTAATTGACGTAGATCTTGACAATACTGCATTGGCGAGAAACATGTGGTTTTTGTTTGGTTTACCGAAACTAGCTAATCGTCTCTCGCCTGACTTAGTTTACATGTCATTTCCTTTGCCCTTTCTGCGATCGCTGTTTTCATCTCCTGTAGTTTCTACAATTCACGATCTATATCCTTACGAAAATCCTGAAGTTTTTGGGTATCCAAATGCAATTTTTAACCGTTTGTTTCTGAAACAATGCATCACAAATAGCGACGGTCTTGCTTGCGTATCTAAATCTACTTTGAACAGTTTAAAATCGTATTTCCCAAATCTGCACTCTCGCCAGCTTGTCACTGTGATTTATAACTACGTAAGCTTAGGGCGAGCGCCCGAGCGTTTGTCAAACCAATTACCGATCGACGAGCGCGATTCTTTTTTACTGTGTGTTGCTCAGCATCGCAAAAATAAAAATATCGACATAGCAATTCAAGCATTTTCATTTTTAATTAATAACAAAGATTTAAACAATACAACCAAATTAGTTATTGTTGGTAACAATGGTCCTGAAACCGAAAAACTTCATCAGTTAATCGATCGGCTATCCCTGCAAGAGAGAGTCTTACTACTTGACTCTATTAGAGATAGTGAATTATGTTGGTTATATCAACACTGTAAAATGTTTGTTGCTCCTTCGTCGCAGGAGGGTTTTTGTTTACCTCTAGCAGAAGCTCTCCATTTTTCCTGTAGGATAGTTTGTTCGGATATACCGATATTTAGAGAAATTGGTTCTTCTCGTTGTATTTACTTCGAGCTGCAAGGCGATCCAGCGATCAATCTCTCTCAAGCCATAATTCATGCTTTAGAAAAACCGCTGAACAAAGCATCGAAAGACATTCGTTTTTCTAAATCAGATGTAGCTGCTCGTTATCTAGATTTTTACTCGGCGATCGCGCAAAATAGTCAATCGCAGGTAGGTATCTTACCACAAGTACAATCTAGTTTTGAGAAATTAGGAGACAAACGCCAAGAACGCTCTACATCTAAAGTGAAAAGCTTCAATCGATAA